A window of bacterium genomic DNA:
GACAAGGGCACACCGCTGATATCCAGCTCGTACCTGGCCGTCAGCGAATCGCGCAGCGAATTGATGAACATCTCGCCGCCCGCCTGGAAACCCAGGCGTACCCAGTCGCGGCCCTCCACGGCGTCGGGGAATTCCGTCAAGCAGATCTGCGACACGATCCGGGCGATCATGTTGTTGCCGGTGGGCCACAAGGAGATGAAACACACCGGATGTCCCGCCAGCAGCGCGTGGCGCGTCAGGGCCTCCGCCATCGGCTCCAGCTCGGGCGCCGAGCTCGGGGAATAATCCAGCGACAGCAGGATCGGCACGCCGGCGGGCAGCTTCTCGATGTGCTGGAAGATCGGTCTGACGACATCGCTGGGCCGGTCGGGGAAATACAGCCCCGACAGCAGCGCCCCGCAGACGGCCACCGCCATAACCAGGTAGATCCAGCGCCTGTCCAGAGTCTCGAACCGGGAGACGGCGGCGGCGAACCGGTTCATTTCCCCGACCTCCCCCCCTGCCCCTTCTCCACGCCCAGGATGAGCCGCATGGCCATGGCCACCACGCCGAGAGCGATACCGAGCATGATGGCGCGCTGTCCCGCCGTGTTGGGCACCTTGAGGATCCAGAGCGACAGATCCTCCATGCGCAGGAAGGTCAGCGGCGCCGGCAACCAGGCGGTCAGTGTCGCGCCGAAGGGGATACGACCCAGCAGCACGACCAGCGCCGAGACCAGCAGGATCGTCGATTCCACGCTTCGCGCGCGGAAGGCCCGAAACGAGGCGGACGAGATGTAGAAGGCGAGCAGTGCGTAGAGTGTCGCATGCAGGGGACTGAGCACGCTCTCGAAGATGCCCGTCAACCAGCTGTCCGGCGCGGCCACGTCCCCCTGCAGACCTGGTGGACCGCCGAACTTGGCGAATCCGACGATCAGCACCGCCACGAAACTCGCGAGCGTGACCATCGAGTAGCGCCAATCGGCGGCTCGCTCCCGCACCTTGCGCCAATGTGTCTTCATGAGGTTGACGCCGCCCAGGGTGAAGGCGAAGACGGCGAGCACGCTGAACCAGAGGGAGAAGTGCTGGTCGCAGAAGGCCAGCAGGCGCGAGGCGCCGGTATCGCCCGGCCCCTGCGGTCGCGTCGCGAAGGCGGAGGCGACCAGCAGCAGGGCCACCGTGGTCAGGATGATCTGGGTGATTCTCTGGCGCAAGCCACCTACCCCGTACGGAAAATGTTCATGAAGGCGTCACGCAGCCAGATCAAGGCGCCCGACCCCGTGAGTTCGGCCAAGGTGACGATCACGACGCCGGCGACGACGGAGGCAATGGCGGCGGCCTTGCCCAGATCCTGGCCGCGCAGGCTGCCGAGCATGGCGGGATCGCGTTCCAGCGAAGCGCCTGCCGCGAAGAACTCCTCCCCGATGAGGGTGTGGTCGCAGGCGGCCACGAAGAACGGCAGCTGGACCGGGCTGGCGGTGCCGGCGATCTGCACGGCGCCCACATGATGTCCTCCCTCGGCGAGCAGCAGCGATTCCGAGGCGAAAAAGCCCATGAAGAGGCAGAGGCCAGGCTTCTCGCGATCGATCAGACCGTCCACCCTCGCCACGAATCCCAGCTGGTCGTCGGAGATGTAGGTCACCTGATCGTCGTCCCAGAGATCCGCCCGGCCGGCTGCGACGTAGGCGTCCCGACAGATATCGCGTGCGGTCTCCATCACCATGCTGCGGCTGGTCGGGACGAAGAGCCGGCCACCGCATCTGGCGACCTGGGCGGCGACCGGCGCCAACACGGAAAGGGCGGCCACGGTCTGCATGTTGTCCAGATCGCGGACACCGGGCACGAAGAAGACCGGGCGCCCGGCCTCGGTGGCCCGGGCGACGGCCTGCTCGACCGCAGCGAGCGCGGTGAAAGGCCTCACGCGTATCTCGCACCCCCGACGCGCACGCAGGATGGACCAGGCGATCAGCCCGCAGAGCACTCCCGTCACCAGCAGCACGTTCCAGGCCTGGCTGTCGAGGTAGACGCTCACGACGGTTCCGTCCGGCCGACCGGCGGGTCCCCGTTTCCCTCCAGACATGCCAGCAGCAGGTCCAGATTGGCGCGCTTCTCCAGGATGCGCGCCAGACGGGATGCGCTCTCGCCGGGAACCACGACGTCAAGCACCGGCGCTGCGACATGAAGGACCTGGGAGCCCAGAAACGACAGGGGACGCAGACTCGCCAGCCAGAGGATGGCGGCCGAGGCCAGCCCGGATTCGCGCACGCGGGCGGCCAGATCGTGCAGGAAGCGCATATCCTCGGCGGCCAGCCCGGGCGAATCCGCGGGGCGGTCCTCCGCACGACCCTCCGAGTCGAACGGACGGCTGCGGCCGTGCGCCCGGTGCGTGCCTGAGAGGCGGCTCATCGGACCTGCCGCTTGATGTACTCCGTGACCGCAGAGACGTCCTCGAGGTGTCCCAGATGTGCGGGCAGGAGATCCGCCGAGGCGAGGCCGGAGGCGAATTTGCGGATTTCCGACACCGCCGCCGTATCGGCGGGATCTTCCGTCCCGGCAGCGCAGGCGATGGCGCCGCGTCCCACGTCTGCGAGCACGCGTCGGGCCTGCAACCGGCTCATGGCCGCGAAGACGCCGGCGCCCTTATCGCCCGCATCGGCCAGTGCCCGGGCGCGGCGGCAGAAGGCGCCGGCGACTTCGCAGGCGGTCATCATGTCGGCCAGCGTGAACTGGACGGCCTGGCGCGTGGCCGTGCGCTTCGTGTGGCAGAACTGGATCGCTGCGTTGAGATCCCGCGTCGCGGCGGCGACGAGGCCGGCCCCCAGGTCGCCCTGCCGGGCGTGGAGTTCGTCCAGCCCGGCCGCCTGGGCTTCGTACCAGCCGCCCTTCGAGCGAACCGTCTCCTTCCAGCGGAACATGCCGATGATGCTTTGCAGGATCTCGCTGGTGCCCTCATAGATCGTGGTGATGCGCACGTCGCGCTTGATCTTCTCCACGATGTACTCGCGCGTGTAGCCATATCCGCCCAGAGCCTGCATCGCGTCCTCGGCGGTCTTGTTCCCCGCCTCCGTACACCACAGCTTGGCGACGGCGCCCTCGACCTGCAGACCCTCCTCGCCGGCGTCGAGCCGGCCGGCGATCTCTTCGGCGTACGCGCGCCCGGCTTCGAGCGCGACCCAGTTGGGCACGATCAACTTGGCGCAGTAGCCTTCCTTCTCGATGAGCGGCGAACCGAACTGGATCCGTTCCTTGGCGTAGCGTACCGCGCGTTCGAGGGCGGCCTTGCCGGCGCCCAGCCCGAAAGCACCGACCATCAGGCGCGTGTAGCCGAAGACGGCGTTCGCCTGCTTGAGGCCCTGCCCCTCCACGCCGCCGATGAGCTGGTCGACCGGGACTTCCACGTCCTCCAGGACGACACTCGCGGTGTCGGAGGCGCGTATGCCGTGCTTGTCCTCGTGCCGGCCGGCGGTAAGGCCGGGCGTCTCGCGTTCGACCACGAAGAAGGTGGGACCCTCGGGTGCCTTGGCCAGGATGGTGTAGATCTCGGCCACGCTGCCGTTGGTGATGAACTGCTTGGTGCCGTTGATGCGGTAGCCCGTGACGCGGCCGTCGCCGTCGGTGATGCGCGTCGCCACCGTTTGCAGGGCGGCCACGTTGCTGCCCGCGGCGGGTTCCGTGACCCCGTACGCCACGATCCTGCCCTCGGCGATCTTGCCCAGCCACTTGGACCTCTGCGCGTCGGTGCCGCCGACGATGATCGGATCGGTGCCCAGGCAGATGGCCAGAAAAGAGGTCGCCAGTCCCAGGTCGATCACCGCCATCTCCTCCGAGACGCGGCAGACATCCAGGGCGCCGCCGCCAAGCCCTCCCACCTCCTCGGGCAGGAAGACCAGGTGCAGTCCCACCTCGGGAGAGAGCAGCGTCTTGATGAACGCCAGGGGGAATTCGTCCCTGACGTCCAGTTCGAGCTGACGTTCCTCGGGCATGTCCCTCAGGCACACCTGGCGCATGGCCTCGATCATCATGTCGCGCATCTCTGGGCTGAGTCCGGCGGTCCTGGTCATGG
This region includes:
- a CDS encoding acyl-CoA dehydrogenase family protein; translation: MTRTAGLSPEMRDMMIEAMRQVCLRDMPEERQLELDVRDEFPLAFIKTLLSPEVGLHLVFLPEEVGGLGGGALDVCRVSEEMAVIDLGLATSFLAICLGTDPIIVGGTDAQRSKWLGKIAEGRIVAYGVTEPAAGSNVAALQTVATRITDGDGRVTGYRINGTKQFITNGSVAEIYTILAKAPEGPTFFVVERETPGLTAGRHEDKHGIRASDTASVVLEDVEVPVDQLIGGVEGQGLKQANAVFGYTRLMVGAFGLGAGKAALERAVRYAKERIQFGSPLIEKEGYCAKLIVPNWVALEAGRAYAEEIAGRLDAGEEGLQVEGAVAKLWCTEAGNKTAEDAMQALGGYGYTREYIVEKIKRDVRITTIYEGTSEILQSIIGMFRWKETVRSKGGWYEAQAAGLDELHARQGDLGAGLVAAATRDLNAAIQFCHTKRTATRQAVQFTLADMMTACEVAGAFCRRARALADAGDKGAGVFAAMSRLQARRVLADVGRGAIACAAGTEDPADTAAVSEIRKFASGLASADLLPAHLGHLEDVSAVTEYIKRQVR